The segment CGTCGATCGTCGTCTCCAGCGCGTCGTCACGGATCTCCCCCTCGTCGAGGTACTCGTAACCGGTCTCGATGATCTCGACCAGTTCGTCCGGGAAGAGCTCCCGCTCCTCGGCGAGCGGGTCGACGTCCTCCTTTTCCTTCATCTCCTCCGCGAACGTCGCGTACGACGTCGTCCAGACGATCCAGACCGCGTCGATGAACTCCTCGTAGCTCTGGCCGAGGTCGACTTCGGTCCGCTCGACGCTCGCACCTTCCTCGGTGATCGCTTCGACCCTCCGGTCGACGACGTCTCGAACGCGGTCGTCGACGGGGTACGTGTCCAGCCCGGGGCTGTAGCCGATCGAGAGTCCCTCGACGTCGTCCTCGAGCGCGCCTCGGTAGTCCGTCGTCTCCTCGTCGTCGCCGTACATCACTGATAGCGTGAGCGCGGTGTCCGCGACCGACCGGGTCGAGACGCTCGGCTGGAAGTACGTATCGCCAGTCCCGAACTGTCCCGGTTCGTCGACCTCGGGGAACAGGCCGTAGGTCCCGGTGAACGACGCGGGAATGCGGATCGAACCCGCTCCGTCGGTCCCCGTCGCGAACGGGAGCATCCCGTCTGCGACCGCTGCGGCGCTGCCCCCGGAGGAGCCGCCCGAGTTCCGATCGAGGTCGAACGGCGTCGACGTCGGCCCGATGATCAGGTTGTCCGTCTTTCCCATGTAGCCCCCCTCGGGCGTGTTCGTCTTCCCGACGGGAATCGCGCCCGCGTCGAGGAACGCCTGCACCTCGGGATCCGTCTCCTCCGCGATTCGGTCCTCGAACGCGAGGAAGCCGTCGGTGAAGCGAACCCCTTCGAGCCGCTGGCGGTCCTTGATGGCGAACGGGATCCCGTGGAGCGGGCCGAGGTCGTCTCCCCGCTCGACCGCGCGTTCGGCCTCCTTCGCCTCCTCGCGGGCCCGATCCGGCAGCAGGGTCAGGAAGGCGTTGATCTCATCGTTTCGCTCCTCTATCCGGGTGAGGAACGTTTCGACGACCTCGACCGGCGACAGTTCGCCCGCCCGGATCCGCTCGGCGAGCACCGTCGCCGGGGTGAAACAGATCCCGTCGTATGCCTCGTTCGTACCGGCGTACGCGGGGCCGACGCCCCCGAGGCCGAACAGCGCCGCAGTACCGCCGGCGATCCCTCCCAGGTGCTCGCGCCTCGTCTGCGTGAATCGTCCTCGATCTTCCGAATGCGTGGGTTTGTCATCCATGCCTGCAGACGTCCGAATCCCGACTTGGTAAGTGATTTCGTGTATATTGCGATGTTTTATGAACCAAACAATAGGTGAACGAAACGGCCGCGGCCGTCGACGGATGGCGAACGACATCGCGGTTGGAACGCCGTACCAGCAAGCGCGAGGTTGATGTAGCCGCGCGACCGACGGCCGACATGGACCTCGCCGTTCTGCGCGAGGACATGGTCGACGGCCTCGAACACGAGGTCAAGTCCGTCCTCCACACGGATCGGGTCGCGCTGGCCATGCGGGACGTGCCGCGCGAGGCGTTCGTCGAGAACGAGCGCGTCGCCTACACCGACCGTGCCATCGAGGCCGACGGCACGACCGTCCTCGCCCCCAGCACCGCCGCCCGACTCCTCGAGGCACTCGACGTCCGACGGGACGACGTCGTGTTGGTCGTCGGCGCGGGCGTCGGCTACACTGCCGCCGTCCTCGCGGAGATCGTCGGCCCCGAGAACGTCCACGCCGTAGACATCGACCGTAACATGGTCCATACCGCGCGCCGCAACCTCGCCGACGCGGGCTACGGCGAGGTGTTCGTCGACTGCCGGGACGGTGCGGGCGGCCTCCCGGAGTACGCCCCGTTCGACCGAATCCTGATCGAGGCCGCCGCGGTGCGCCCACCCGCTGCACTGGTCGAACAGCTCGTCGCCGGCGGTCGGCTGGCCATGCCGATGGGGACGACCGACCAGACGCTCGTCGCACTCGAGCGCACGGAGGACGAGTACGAGATCGCCGAGCGGGTCTGCCCGGTCGCGTTCCGACCGCTGCTGGTCGAGGGCCAGCAGCCCGGGTCGGTCGAGCGGAACCGCACTGCCCGCGAGGACCGCGAGTTCGCGGAACGTCACGCCCGGAAGCGAAACGGGTGGGAACAGGAGTGGATCGACTGGGAGCACGACGGCGGGTACTAATCCCGTCCGTCACGACATCCGACCATGCCATCCTCACGGGGCGACCCCCGCGTACTGTTCGTGATGAACCTCGTTCTCTCGACGCTGTTCTGCTACGTCGTCGTTCGAGGGCTCGACTTCATCGGCGCCGTCGGGTTCTCCTGGCCGCTGGTCGCCGGCACGACCGCCGTGCTCGTGATCGTCACCCACCTCGTGACGCGATGAGGTGATCGATCGACGGCGCGGCGCTCGACTCTCGTCGCCGTTCACGCCTCTCACACGGGGACCCGAGCACTTCCGCTCGCCCTCCCCGGCCTCCTCGATCCGACTTGACGTTCCGTCCGCCGCGGATGATCCCGGTCTAACCATCTGATGGTAACTACTACCTTCCAGTGCCATTTTGGGGCAATACTTATCCGTGTGAGGGCCCTCCCTTCAGACGCGAAGAAGTCGTGACGGCATGTAGACCGGTGCGACCGCCGTCCGACACCCCACACCACACTAACCATGATCAACGCAACCACGCCGATCCAGACGGCCTTCGAAATGCAGCGAGAATCGATCAAACAGACCCAGCAGCTCTTCGAGCAGAGCCTCGAGCTCCAGCAGAACGCCCTCGAGGCGTTCTTCCAGAACGGCATCAGCGCCCAGCGATCCGCCCAGCAGCAGGGCGCCGAGCTGCTCCAGCAGCTCGCCAACGCCCAGTACGACGCCATCGAGTCGGCCGTCGACGAGGACGAGATCCGCTCGGCGGTGGACGAGCAGTTCGAGCAGAACGCCCAGCACACCCAGCAGCTCCTGAACGCCCAGTTCGAGCAGGGCACCGAGCTGCTCCAGCAGCTGTTCAACGCGCAGTACGACGCCGTCGAGTCGGCCGTCGACGACGAGCAGTATCGCTCGGCGATGAACGGCCAGCTCTACGACTTCGAGGTCGCCCAGGAGGAGGCCTGGGACGAGTTCGAGTCCGGCTTCGTCGAGGCCTTCGAGGCGCTCACCCGCCAGCAGCAGCAGGTCGTCGCTCAGTCGGTCGACGCGTTCCTCGA is part of the Halalkalicoccus sp. CG83 genome and harbors:
- a CDS encoding amidase, whose product is MDDKPTHSEDRGRFTQTRREHLGGIAGGTAALFGLGGVGPAYAGTNEAYDGICFTPATVLAERIRAGELSPVEVVETFLTRIEERNDEINAFLTLLPDRAREEAKEAERAVERGDDLGPLHGIPFAIKDRQRLEGVRFTDGFLAFEDRIAEETDPEVQAFLDAGAIPVGKTNTPEGGYMGKTDNLIIGPTSTPFDLDRNSGGSSGGSAAAVADGMLPFATGTDGAGSIRIPASFTGTYGLFPEVDEPGQFGTGDTYFQPSVSTRSVADTALTLSVMYGDDEETTDYRGALEDDVEGLSIGYSPGLDTYPVDDRVRDVVDRRVEAITEEGASVERTEVDLGQSYEEFIDAVWIVWTTSYATFAEEMKEKEDVDPLAEERELFPDELVEIIETGYEYLDEGEIRDDALETTIDARSRAYDGIQSALEEYDLLATPTLSVPPFPNEELGPTEVDGVDVHPIVGWLITTVNNMTGHPAASVPVGLTDRGTPVGLQLIGPVNDDRTIVAASAAYERTNPWHDDYPGR
- a CDS encoding protein-L-isoaspartate O-methyltransferase family protein, coding for MDLAVLREDMVDGLEHEVKSVLHTDRVALAMRDVPREAFVENERVAYTDRAIEADGTTVLAPSTAARLLEALDVRRDDVVLVVGAGVGYTAAVLAEIVGPENVHAVDIDRNMVHTARRNLADAGYGEVFVDCRDGAGGLPEYAPFDRILIEAAAVRPPAALVEQLVAGGRLAMPMGTTDQTLVALERTEDEYEIAERVCPVAFRPLLVEGQQPGSVERNRTAREDREFAERHARKRNGWEQEWIDWEHDGGY
- a CDS encoding helix-hairpin-helix domain-containing protein, encoding MINATTPIQTAFEMQRESIKQTQQLFEQSLELQQNALEAFFQNGISAQRSAQQQGAELLQQLANAQYDAIESAVDEDEIRSAVDEQFEQNAQHTQQLLNAQFEQGTELLQQLFNAQYDAVESAVDDEQYRSAMNGQLYDFEVAQEEAWDEFESGFVEAFEALTRQQQQVVAQSVDAFLDAQQQTEQQTIQGVRQAEQATQTAQQQGQQLAETAQQQGEQVVQTVQQQTEEVVESAAEGAEEIAEESADAAEDVAEESADATVVASESDDDGQELESIEGLGATYADRLRQYGIQSVEHLAQADGETVADAAEISEERASEWITSAQSQA